Proteins found in one Alteromonas macleodii genomic segment:
- a CDS encoding GatB/YqeY domain-containing protein — MALIDDLKAAQKDAMRAKEKVRLGTIRMAMAAIKQKEIDEQITLDDSAILAVLTKMVKQRQDAAAQYDAANREDLASKEREEITYIEDFLPQPLTDDELNALIDETMAATGASGMQDMGKVMGALKPKVQGRTDMGALSAKIKARLNA, encoded by the coding sequence ATGGCACTAATTGATGATTTAAAAGCAGCGCAAAAAGATGCGATGCGTGCTAAAGAAAAAGTACGTCTTGGTACTATTCGTATGGCTATGGCTGCCATTAAGCAAAAAGAAATCGATGAACAAATCACGCTAGACGATAGCGCAATCTTAGCGGTACTAACCAAAATGGTTAAACAGCGTCAAGACGCGGCAGCGCAATACGACGCAGCAAACCGCGAAGACCTAGCTAGCAAAGAGCGTGAAGAAATAACTTATATTGAAGATTTCTTGCCTCAGCCTTTGACTGACGATGAACTCAATGCCCTTATCGACGAAACTATGGCTGCGACCGGCGCTTCGGGTATGCAAGACATGGGTAAAGTCATGGGCGCATTGAAGCCTAAAGTTCAAGGCCGTACCGATATGGGCGCATTGAGTGCTAAAATAAAGGCACGCTTGAACGCTTAG
- the rpsU gene encoding 30S ribosomal protein S21: MPIVKVRENEPFDVALRRFKRSCEKAGVLSEVRRREFFEKPTWERKRKKAAAKKRHLKKLARENARRVKLY; encoded by the coding sequence ATGCCTATCGTTAAAGTTAGAGAAAACGAGCCGTTTGATGTGGCGCTGCGTCGTTTTAAGCGTTCTTGTGAAAAAGCAGGTGTTCTTTCTGAAGTTCGTCGTCGTGAATTCTTCGAAAAGCCAACTTGGGAACGCAAGCGCAAGAAAGCTGCCGCTAAAAAGCGTCATCTTAAGAAGCTAGCTCGTGAAAACGCACGTCGCGTAAAACTCTACTAA
- the tsaD gene encoding tRNA (adenosine(37)-N6)-threonylcarbamoyltransferase complex transferase subunit TsaD, translated as MRILGIETSCDETGIAVYDDEKGLLSHELYSQVKLHADYGGVVPELASRDHVRKIIPLIEKAMEDANTQPSDIDGVAFTQGPGLVGALLVGSSVGRSLSYAWNVPAVGVHHMEGHLLAPMLEDDAPEFPFVALLVSGGHSMLVKVEGIGQYEVLGESIDDAAGEAFDKTAKLLGLDYPGGPLLAKLAEKGEAGHYKFPRPMTDRPGLDFSFSGLKTFAANTIRDADLTGDDAEQIKANIAYAFQEAVVDTLIIKCKRALKQTGMKRLVIAGGVSANTMLRGEMKALMQELKGEVFYPSLAYCTDNGAMIAYAGMQRLKAGETLALSSQAKPRWPLDTLSAI; from the coding sequence ATGCGTATTTTAGGAATAGAAACATCTTGTGACGAAACTGGCATCGCCGTTTATGACGATGAAAAAGGCTTGTTGTCACACGAACTATACAGCCAAGTAAAGCTACACGCTGATTATGGCGGTGTGGTGCCCGAGCTTGCTTCACGGGATCATGTAAGAAAAATCATTCCTTTAATTGAAAAAGCCATGGAAGATGCGAATACCCAACCATCAGATATCGACGGCGTTGCCTTTACTCAAGGCCCGGGTTTAGTAGGGGCACTGTTAGTAGGTTCATCGGTAGGACGGTCTCTCTCATATGCGTGGAACGTACCTGCAGTAGGTGTTCATCATATGGAGGGGCATTTGCTAGCGCCTATGCTTGAAGATGATGCCCCAGAATTTCCTTTTGTTGCGCTATTGGTGTCGGGCGGTCACTCGATGTTGGTTAAAGTAGAAGGCATTGGCCAGTATGAAGTACTTGGCGAGTCAATTGACGATGCCGCAGGCGAAGCTTTTGATAAAACCGCTAAACTACTTGGTCTTGATTACCCTGGCGGCCCTCTCTTGGCAAAATTGGCGGAAAAGGGCGAAGCGGGACACTACAAATTCCCACGTCCAATGACCGACCGACCAGGCTTAGACTTCAGTTTTAGCGGCTTAAAGACCTTTGCTGCAAACACCATTCGCGATGCTGATTTAACCGGTGATGATGCTGAGCAAATTAAAGCGAATATTGCCTACGCGTTTCAAGAAGCCGTAGTGGATACGCTTATCATTAAATGTAAGCGAGCATTAAAGCAGACTGGCATGAAGCGTTTGGTTATTGCTGGCGGCGTAAGCGCAAATACAATGCTGCGCGGTGAGATGAAAGCCCTGATGCAAGAGCTAAAAGGTGAGGTGTTTTACCCTAGCTTAGCGTATTGTACAGACAATGGTGCCATGATTGCCTATGCGGGGATGCAGCGCTTGAAAGCAGGCGAAACCTTGGCGTTATCGTCACAAGCCAAACCGCGATGGCCTCTTGATACCTTGTCAGCTATTTAA
- a CDS encoding ectonucleotide pyrophosphatase/phosphodiesterase, translating to MRLATDGTKQNASLLFLALSLFILIFFVALTRPNAIASSKTPSNESVKELKQKQQTQQDQYVVLISLDGFRHDYIELHNAEHLGAIAKQGVRASSMTPVYPSNTFPNHISLITGLLPKHHGIVNNRFYDKSRPTKEGYAKYQLGYGGMDSTWITATPLWNLVEYHGMKAATFFWPESDARISGASPTYFYHYSKYADYQMRIDQIINWLKLPEVSRPRFIAGYFSLTDSVGHDEGPFADKTNDAVQEVDALIGQLYKRINALDLPVNLVVVSDHGMTPIDENQLIEVESLSIPDSFIIENEGAQVHLYAREGVSDKQITEEIERLTYTAENRFIVLNDTQRAQRHMEVGNRTGDIIIEIAPPARFKNANSMHVSKGGHGYVNTLPDMGATFVAVGPAFKTNTTIPTFSNLEVYPALAKILGILPVTPIDGKLDVLQQALTL from the coding sequence ATGCGCTTAGCAACAGACGGTACAAAACAAAATGCATCGCTATTATTTTTAGCGCTGTCGTTATTTATTTTGATTTTCTTTGTAGCGCTCACCAGGCCTAATGCAATTGCTTCAAGCAAAACTCCTTCAAATGAATCAGTAAAAGAGTTAAAGCAAAAGCAACAGACTCAGCAAGACCAGTATGTAGTGTTAATTTCTCTTGATGGATTTCGCCACGACTATATCGAGTTGCACAATGCCGAGCATCTTGGCGCCATTGCAAAGCAAGGCGTAAGAGCGTCATCAATGACCCCTGTTTATCCGTCGAATACTTTTCCCAACCATATTTCGTTGATCACAGGGCTGCTTCCCAAACACCACGGTATTGTGAATAACCGTTTTTATGATAAATCCCGTCCTACAAAAGAGGGTTATGCAAAATATCAGTTGGGCTATGGCGGTATGGATAGCACTTGGATTACGGCAACACCGCTATGGAACCTAGTGGAATATCACGGTATGAAGGCTGCAACCTTCTTCTGGCCAGAGTCTGACGCACGCATATCGGGTGCTTCTCCGACTTATTTCTATCACTATTCTAAATATGCTGATTACCAGATGCGTATTGATCAAATCATCAACTGGCTAAAATTGCCTGAGGTATCGCGCCCTCGCTTTATTGCGGGTTATTTTTCGCTTACCGATTCGGTAGGACACGATGAAGGACCTTTTGCCGATAAAACCAATGACGCGGTACAAGAAGTAGATGCACTTATCGGTCAACTTTATAAGCGCATTAATGCATTAGACTTACCAGTAAATCTGGTAGTGGTGTCTGACCACGGCATGACGCCTATTGATGAAAACCAGCTTATAGAGGTTGAGTCTTTATCCATTCCTGATAGCTTCATTATTGAAAATGAAGGGGCGCAAGTGCACCTTTACGCCAGAGAAGGCGTGTCAGATAAGCAAATCACCGAAGAAATAGAACGTCTTACCTATACAGCCGAAAACCGCTTCATTGTGCTCAATGATACCCAGCGCGCTCAGCGTCACATGGAAGTAGGAAACAGAACGGGCGATATCATTATCGAAATTGCGCCACCAGCCCGTTTCAAAAACGCCAACAGTATGCATGTGAGCAAAGGTGGCCATGGCTACGTAAATACGTTACCTGATATGGGAGCGACCTTTGTTGCAGTAGGGCCGGCGTTTAAAACGAACACCACTATACCTACATTTAGCAATTTAGAGGTTTATCCAGCGCTGGCTAAAATATTGGGTATTTTGCCTGTTACGCCTATAGATGGAAAGCTGGATGTACTGCAGCAGGCACTTACTCTTTAA
- the plsY gene encoding glycerol-3-phosphate 1-O-acyltransferase PlsY — protein sequence MISLTLLMAAVAYLFGSLSSAVVISQLFGLPDPRTAGSKNPGATNVYRLGGRIPALLVLVMDILKGTIPVYGSYFLGIEPIMLGIIAIFACLGHIFPLYFGFKGGKAVATAFGAMLPIGLDLAGLLVLSWVVVVFLTGYSSLGALIAVSLAPLFTFLIKPLYTVPVAMLSLLIILRHKDNIARLLAGNESKVWDKGKVKE from the coding sequence ATGATTTCGCTAACGCTTTTAATGGCTGCTGTTGCCTACCTCTTCGGTTCACTATCAAGTGCAGTGGTTATAAGCCAATTATTTGGTTTACCGGACCCTAGAACCGCTGGCTCTAAAAACCCTGGAGCAACTAATGTGTACCGCTTGGGTGGCCGTATTCCTGCGCTACTTGTACTTGTTATGGATATTTTGAAAGGCACTATTCCCGTTTACGGCAGCTACTTTTTGGGTATAGAACCAATAATGCTTGGCATAATTGCTATCTTTGCCTGTTTAGGTCATATATTTCCGCTTTATTTTGGTTTTAAAGGCGGTAAAGCCGTCGCTACCGCCTTTGGTGCCATGTTGCCTATTGGGCTCGATTTAGCAGGGCTACTTGTTCTAAGCTGGGTAGTAGTGGTTTTTCTTACCGGCTATTCTTCGCTAGGTGCGCTTATTGCAGTGTCGCTTGCGCCGCTTTTCACGTTTTTAATCAAGCCTTTGTACACTGTGCCGGTAGCAATGCTTTCACTACTTATTATTTTACGCCATAAAGACAACATTGCCCGCCTGTTAGCAGGCAATGAAAGTAAAGTGTGGGATAAAGGCAAAGTTAAAGAGTAA
- the folB gene encoding dihydroneopterin aldolase yields MGKIYITGLEVDTLIGVYDWERVRTTQLLLDVTLDVDLSAAMQSDDVADTVDYAKVAECIVEVGKESTFELLEAFGSKVMDTVLAHFSVSTITLKIVKPNILPNAQTVAVEMRKERN; encoded by the coding sequence ATGGGAAAAATTTATATAACAGGGCTTGAAGTAGACACCCTGATTGGTGTTTATGATTGGGAGCGAGTAAGAACCACCCAGCTTCTTCTCGATGTCACACTTGATGTTGACTTAAGCGCGGCGATGCAAAGTGATGATGTTGCTGATACGGTAGATTATGCCAAAGTAGCCGAGTGCATCGTGGAAGTAGGTAAAGAGAGTACGTTCGAACTACTAGAAGCATTCGGAAGCAAGGTTATGGATACCGTACTTGCTCACTTCTCGGTTTCAACAATAACGCTTAAAATCGTTAAACCTAATATTCTTCCTAATGCGCAAACTGTTGCCGTTGAAATGCGAAAAGAGCGCAACTAA
- the folK gene encoding 2-amino-4-hydroxy-6-hydroxymethyldihydropteridine diphosphokinase, producing the protein MPEHTILISIGSNIEREHYTRQSLVALKQHFSDVSVSSVYESEAVGFNGSPFYNAAARATTSKNVEEVCAILKAIEKDNGRVHTDKKFCARTLDLDLLTYDSKVTTSPVVLPREEICYNAFVLWPLAELVPDDIHPETQETYAQMWQNFDKQKQQLWPIDFTWS; encoded by the coding sequence ATGCCTGAACATACCATTTTAATCAGCATTGGTTCCAATATTGAGCGTGAGCATTACACTAGGCAGTCTTTGGTTGCCCTAAAACAACACTTCTCAGATGTTTCAGTGTCTTCCGTTTATGAAAGCGAAGCTGTAGGCTTCAACGGTAGCCCTTTTTATAATGCTGCCGCACGGGCGACAACATCAAAAAATGTTGAAGAGGTGTGTGCAATACTAAAGGCAATTGAGAAAGACAATGGAAGAGTGCATACCGACAAAAAATTCTGCGCAAGAACCCTTGATCTCGATTTGCTTACCTATGATAGTAAGGTAACCACATCCCCTGTGGTTTTGCCTCGCGAAGAGATTTGTTACAACGCGTTTGTGCTTTGGCCGTTAGCTGAACTTGTTCCCGACGACATTCACCCTGAAACGCAAGAAACCTATGCCCAAATGTGGCAAAACTTTGATAAACAGAAACAGCAATTATGGCCAATTGACTTTACTTGGAGTTAA
- a CDS encoding undecaprenyl-diphosphate phosphatase, whose translation MTLFEIIILAIIQGVTEFLPISSSGHLLLPAELFGWVSQGLAFDVAVHVGSLLAVMIYFRQEIGQMTVAWVTQGFSKQQSTDSKLAWYVIVATIPAVIIGFLMKGWIEDNARTALVIAGTTIIFGLLLWYADSTAKREQELEGLTLKQAIYIGLAQVLALIPGTSRSGITMTAGLMLGLKREACARFSFLLSIPVILGAGLLATLDLLKANEAVDWYALLYGAAFSFVSAYLCIYLFLSWISRIGMLPFVIYRLALGVILLWFVFA comes from the coding sequence ATGACACTTTTCGAAATCATTATTTTAGCAATTATTCAGGGCGTTACTGAATTTCTTCCAATCAGTAGCTCTGGGCACTTGCTGCTACCCGCTGAGCTTTTCGGTTGGGTAAGCCAAGGTTTGGCGTTTGACGTAGCAGTACATGTGGGAAGCCTTCTTGCAGTTATGATCTATTTTCGTCAAGAAATAGGACAGATGACAGTAGCATGGGTGACTCAAGGCTTCAGCAAGCAGCAGTCTACCGACAGTAAGCTTGCGTGGTACGTTATTGTGGCGACTATTCCTGCGGTCATCATTGGCTTTTTGATGAAGGGCTGGATAGAAGACAATGCACGTACAGCATTGGTAATCGCAGGTACCACCATCATTTTCGGTTTGCTTTTATGGTATGCCGACTCGACAGCAAAGCGGGAACAAGAGCTTGAAGGCCTAACGCTAAAACAAGCCATTTATATCGGCTTAGCCCAGGTGTTAGCGTTAATTCCGGGGACATCTCGTTCGGGTATAACAATGACTGCTGGCTTGATGCTAGGATTAAAACGCGAAGCCTGTGCACGCTTTTCTTTCTTACTGTCTATACCTGTCATCTTAGGTGCAGGGTTGCTAGCCACCTTAGATTTGCTTAAAGCAAATGAAGCTGTGGATTGGTATGCATTGCTGTATGGCGCAGCATTTTCATTCGTAAGTGCCTACCTTTGTATTTATTTATTCCTAAGCTGGATATCCCGTATAGGCATGCTGCCTTTTGTTATCTATCGCTTAGCGTTAGGCGTAATACTTCTATGGTTTGTTTTTGCATAA
- a CDS encoding histidine triad nucleotide-binding protein, with amino-acid sequence MAETIFDKIISKEIPAEILYEDELALAFKDINPQAPTHFLVIPKKQIATVNDIAEEDREVVGHLSYVAAKIAKEQGFADQGYRTVMNCNEYGGQTVYHIHLHVLAGKPLGWPPYTENMKQHVE; translated from the coding sequence ATGGCAGAAACAATTTTTGATAAAATTATCAGCAAGGAAATTCCGGCAGAGATTTTGTACGAAGACGAACTAGCGCTGGCGTTTAAAGATATAAACCCTCAGGCTCCGACCCATTTTCTGGTTATTCCGAAAAAGCAAATTGCCACGGTAAACGATATTGCTGAAGAAGACCGCGAAGTAGTGGGGCACTTGTCATATGTAGCTGCAAAAATTGCCAAGGAGCAAGGGTTTGCCGACCAAGGCTATCGTACTGTCATGAATTGTAACGAATACGGTGGGCAAACCGTATATCACATTCACCTTCACGTATTAGCAGGTAAACCGCTAGGCTGGCCTCCGTATACTGAGAATATGAAGCAACACGTAGAGTAA
- a CDS encoding dipeptidyl-peptidase 3 family protein, translating into MKKTTSTYSPIAAAVAGLFMLTACSKSADTTQTQTAKPETDTAQTLLVDESRLSIYHGVDLTSDLSHLSDNQHKMLSLLIDASKIMDDLFWKQAFFEDKDAFLSSISNEKVRHFAAINYGPWDRLNGDTPFISGYEDKALGAEFYPHDMEKEEFATAEFADKQGLYSMVKRDEAGNLYSVPYSEAFKSELMKASDLLKKASELAEDESFKQYLQLRSEALLSNDYLASDMAWMDMKSNPVELVIGPIESYEDQLFGYRAAFEAYVLIKDLAWSEKLAKYAAFLPELQQGLPVADAYKAEMPGSDADLNAYDVIYYAGHSNAGSKTIAINLPNDERVQLEKGTRRLQLKNAMRAKFDTILVPIADTLIVPEQREHITFDAFFANTMFHEVAHGLGIKNTLDGSGTVRGALKEHASALEEGKADILGLYMVQSLLEKGEITEGTLEDYYVTFMAGIFRSVRFGASSAHGKANMIRFNFFAQQGAFEKTEDGMYRVNMQKMGAAVEALSELILTLQGDGDYDGVAKLVETMGVIKPDLASDLARLEAASIPVDIHFNQGKKVLGLAE; encoded by the coding sequence ATTAAAAAAACGACTTCAACTTATTCGCCTATTGCTGCTGCAGTAGCAGGGCTATTTATGCTGACCGCCTGCAGCAAAAGCGCCGATACAACGCAAACTCAAACGGCAAAGCCTGAAACCGATACAGCGCAAACCTTACTTGTAGACGAGTCCCGCTTGTCTATTTATCACGGTGTAGACCTTACCAGCGATTTATCACACCTTAGTGACAACCAGCATAAAATGCTTTCGCTTTTGATAGATGCGTCGAAAATTATGGACGACCTGTTTTGGAAGCAGGCATTTTTTGAAGATAAAGATGCTTTTCTTTCCTCAATAAGCAATGAAAAAGTACGCCATTTTGCCGCCATAAACTATGGCCCATGGGATCGACTTAACGGCGACACGCCATTTATCAGCGGCTATGAAGACAAAGCCTTAGGCGCTGAGTTTTATCCTCATGATATGGAAAAGGAAGAGTTTGCTACGGCTGAGTTTGCCGACAAGCAAGGCCTTTACTCTATGGTGAAGCGCGATGAAGCCGGTAACCTTTATTCTGTGCCTTACTCTGAAGCATTTAAAAGCGAATTGATGAAAGCATCTGACCTACTCAAAAAAGCGTCAGAGCTAGCTGAAGACGAAAGCTTCAAGCAATACCTGCAACTGCGTTCTGAGGCATTGTTGTCTAATGACTACCTTGCGTCTGATATGGCCTGGATGGATATGAAGAGCAACCCTGTAGAGCTGGTTATTGGCCCTATTGAAAGCTACGAAGATCAACTCTTTGGCTATCGCGCAGCATTTGAAGCCTACGTGCTTATTAAGGATTTAGCGTGGAGTGAGAAGCTGGCAAAGTACGCGGCTTTCCTACCTGAGCTTCAGCAAGGCCTTCCTGTTGCTGATGCTTACAAAGCTGAGATGCCCGGCTCTGATGCCGACCTTAATGCATATGACGTTATTTATTACGCAGGCCACTCTAATGCTGGCAGTAAAACCATTGCGATTAACCTGCCAAATGACGAGCGCGTTCAGTTAGAAAAGGGAACCCGCCGTCTTCAGCTCAAAAACGCAATGCGCGCTAAGTTCGATACTATTTTAGTGCCTATTGCAGATACGCTAATTGTACCTGAGCAACGTGAGCACATTACGTTCGACGCCTTTTTCGCCAACACCATGTTTCACGAAGTGGCTCACGGTCTTGGCATTAAAAACACCCTGGACGGTTCGGGTACCGTGCGCGGCGCACTTAAAGAACACGCCTCAGCCCTTGAAGAAGGCAAAGCGGATATTTTAGGTTTGTACATGGTACAAAGTCTTCTTGAAAAAGGTGAAATTACCGAAGGTACACTTGAAGATTATTACGTTACCTTTATGGCTGGCATTTTCCGTTCTGTGCGTTTCGGTGCAAGTTCTGCTCACGGCAAGGCGAATATGATTCGTTTTAACTTCTTTGCACAGCAAGGTGCGTTTGAGAAAACAGAAGACGGCATGTATCGCGTAAATATGCAAAAGATGGGCGCCGCAGTAGAGGCACTTTCTGAATTGATCCTGACCCTTCAAGGTGACGGCGATTACGACGGTGTCGCAAAACTTGTGGAAACTATGGGTGTGATCAAGCCTGACCTTGCGTCAGATTTAGCACGCTTAGAAGCAGCCAGCATCCCGGTTGACATTCACTTTAATCAAGGTAAGAAAGTGCTAGGGCTCGCTGAATAA
- a CDS encoding HDOD domain-containing protein, whose amino-acid sequence MSTQNALSTILVEKINNDTLVLPTLPAIALKVRKAADDPDINLNAMGEVIGQDPSLSARMIKIANSAYMGRSVKVTSISQAVTRIGLRQIKNISTALAMEQLFVSKNDVVARYLQQEWANTVNIVASAMAVLQLYIARTKKREMSMDTMTLAALVHNIGVLPILTEAERHPEVFANPSFLEVAIDKLAGRIGASIMREWGFGESFVNVAKNWKDLSYLPDELSYIDFVRVGAAVSGAAGSQKDAILNLAIQRGVVEDMGELHSDEFEELTSAAKQIFL is encoded by the coding sequence ATGTCTACACAGAACGCGCTTTCAACTATTTTGGTTGAAAAAATAAACAATGACACACTGGTCCTTCCAACACTTCCTGCTATCGCATTAAAAGTCCGTAAAGCAGCAGATGACCCTGACATCAACCTTAATGCTATGGGTGAGGTAATCGGGCAAGACCCATCACTTAGTGCGAGAATGATTAAAATTGCAAACAGTGCTTATATGGGGCGCAGTGTTAAAGTTACCTCCATTAGTCAGGCGGTAACGCGTATTGGTCTGCGACAAATTAAGAATATTTCTACCGCACTGGCAATGGAGCAGCTGTTCGTATCTAAAAACGATGTAGTTGCTCGTTATTTGCAACAGGAGTGGGCGAATACGGTAAACATAGTTGCCAGTGCAATGGCGGTATTACAGCTTTATATAGCCCGCACCAAAAAGCGGGAAATGAGCATGGATACTATGACCCTAGCTGCATTGGTACATAATATTGGCGTACTGCCTATTTTGACCGAAGCTGAACGTCACCCTGAGGTTTTTGCTAATCCTTCTTTCCTTGAAGTGGCAATCGATAAATTAGCGGGCCGCATTGGTGCAAGTATAATGAGAGAATGGGGCTTTGGTGAAAGCTTCGTTAATGTCGCGAAAAACTGGAAAGACTTAAGCTATCTTCCTGATGAGCTAAGCTATATTGACTTTGTTCGCGTAGGTGCGGCAGTCTCGGGAGCGGCAGGTAGCCAGAAAGACGCTATTTTGAACTTAGCTATACAACGTGGTGTGGTTGAAGATATGGGCGAGCTTCACTCAGATGAGTTCGAAGAGCTAACAAGCGCCGCGAAGCAAATTTTCTTATAA